A region of the Synechococcus sp. PCC 7502 genome:
TTGGCGACTGCTCTAGGACTGCTCGTAGTGGATATAGTGGTACCGGGAGTTGATATTGCTAACTTTCCCGCCGCAATTGTGGCAGCGATCGCCATTGGCTTAGTGAATGCTTTTATCAGACCGATTCTGCAACTTTTATCTCTACCACTAAATTTCTTGACTCTAGGCGCATTTTCCTTTGTTGTGAATGGAATCCTATTTTGGTTGGCTTCAGTTTTTGTGCCTGGCTTTACTGTAGGCGGACTAGTGGCACTAATTTTGGCTCCCATAGTTCTATCTTTTAGTAGTACTTTTCTGAATAAGTACTTTGCGGAAAGAGGAATTGGGCAGATAGAAAGCAATAAGGCAGTAGATAAAGCTTAACCAGAAAACGAATATGAAGACTGTACACTCTGTTTCTAAGACCATATTAATGTTGGCTTTAATCTTAAGTTTAACTTTCACAACTGCCTGTGGCATAACTAATACTCAGAATCCTAATCCTGTAAAAATTAGTCAAAAGTCAGAATACGGACAACTATCCAAGGGCAATTCTACGGCTGGTCAAGATTTTGGGAATTGGGTAATTACAACTAGTAAAGGCTTGATTAAAGATGCTTATGTCCGTGATGGCAATAAATTGGGAGTCGTCATCTCTTCTCAAGTTCTACCCACTGATGTTAAAAACTTAATTCAATCCCTAGCCCAAGGTTTTCGTCATAATTTTCCGAATCAAGACTTGACTGTTTTAATCTATGCCCCTGATAAGAAGTTAATTCTAACAGCACGCTATGATAATCAATCCAGACAAATCGACTATCAGCAGGCATCTTAACTTAATAAACAACTTAATAAACATAAGAGCTATGACAAGTACAAGTGATGAATACAAGCGTCAGATCATGAAAGATTTGGCGGGAGGGAACAAAGAAATTCTCCCCGATGAGTCTGAGAATTTTGATAAATTTGATGATTTTGCCCAACGTTCAACCCATGAAGAACGCCGTAATATATTTAGTAATCTGTTTCAGCCTGATCGCATTTCCTCCGCAGAAATGGAACCAGAACTCCAAAAAGCGATCGCCAAGATTCAACCAAACCAGAGAGATGATGTTGCTAGAGAATTTTTTAGCCATCTGAAAAAACGAGGTTTGAGCGATCGTGAATTAGAGAGACAATTAGGTTTATCTAGTCGTGATCCTAATCGGATGAAACCTGATGATGTTGCCAAACTAGCGGGTTTTGCCTATCACTCTTATCCTGATATTTTTCATGAGGTTCTAGCAGATCAGCCTGCCTTAGTAAAGTTTCTTAGTAATCCTCTGGTCGGTGCAGCTATAGGTGCGATCGCTTCTAAATGGCTTCATAAATAAGCTACTCCCTTCCTACTAAGAATACAGTTAATTAAATGGGGTGAAACCCCTTACCCCCTGTTACTATAGGCATTATTTGAATTTGTCACTATTCTGACTCAAGCAGCGATTTTAGCTACAAATTTTACTGATTTTGTTAAGCTGAATTTGTTTAGATTAAGATGATTAGGTAAATAATGGCATAAAAACTCTGCATGGATACTCCGTCTAAAAATCTGAGCAAAAATAAATGGCTGATAGCTGCAATTTGTATAGGTCTTGGGGGCTTGGGATTTACGGCAATTTATGCCATTACCCATGTAAGCAACGGGCAACCTGTTGAGACCACTGCTCAACCGATCGCTGCTCCAAAGCCAGAACCCCAAATTAGTGCTCTAGGACGCTTAGAACCAGAGGATGAAGTAATTAAGGTTGCATCTCCTTCGGCATTAGGAACTTCTAGAATTGTAGATTTATTGGTTAAGGAAGGCGATACAGTACAGAAAGGGCAAGTGATTGCCAAACTAGATAGCTATGATCGGGCGATCGCTAGTTTAGAGCAGGTAAAAGCTATAATTCCCCAACGCCAAAGCAACTTAGAACAGGTTAAAGCTGGAGCAAAAATCGGGGATATTGAGGCACAAAAAGCTAACTATATGGCTAAAAATGCAAATGTATTAAGGTTAAAGCAAGAACTAGATAGTGCCATTCGGGATGCCCAAAGGTATGAAGAGCTATTAAAAGCGGGAGCCACATCGGAATTTACCCGTGATAGCTATGTGATCAAGGTAAAAAGCTTACGGGAGCAACTGGCACAGGCAAAAGAGGAGTTAACCCAAGCTGAAGGTTTACTTAAAAGCATTAAAGAAGTCCGTCCCACCGATGTTAGTATTGCTCAAGCTCAATTAGACGCTGCGATCGCCGATGTTAAAAGAGCCGAAATTGATGTGGACTTATCTCAAGTTAAAGCACCGATCACTGGACAGGTACTAAAGGTTTATGCTAAGCCCGGTGAAACTGTTGGTACTAACGGCGTAATCGAAATTGGTAATACCAAACAAATGTATGCTGTTGCCGAAATTTATGAGACTGACATCGGGAAGGTCAAAGTTGGACAGAAAGCGCAAATTACCAGCGAAGTTTTTAATGGTGAAATTTCGGGTAAGGTTGATCGAATTGGCTTAAAAATTGCTAAAAATGATGTTTTAGGTACTGATCCTGCTGCCAAAACTGATGTCCGCATAGTAGAAGTCAAAATTCGCCTTGATGATAGCTCTAAGGTTTCGGGACTAACAAACCTGCAAGTTAAAGTCAGAATTGATAGTTAGTTTTAATAGTTAACTTTAAAAATATTAACATGGCAAACTTATCTGGGGGCTTTGCTATTTAATTGCTAAGACAATTACGCCAACTGCGACAAGACCAATGCCGATCCAGTCCGTTGGAGATGGTCTTTCCCCTAGGAATCCAGCTGCAAAAATTGCCACTAGCACAAGGCTAAATTTATCTACAGGTGCCACTTTGGAAGCATCGCCAATTTGTAACGCTCGAAAATAGCAGACCCAAGAAACTCCTGTAGCGATCGCCGATAGTGCTAAGAACAACCAAGTTTTACCTGAAAGCACAAAGGGATTGCTCCACTTTCCTGTATAGATAACAAAGCCTGCCAAAATAAATACGATAATGATCGTTCTGATCAGCGTCGCTAAGTCTGAATCTACGTCTTGGATGCCAATCTTGGCAAAAATAGCTGTCAGTGCAGCAAAGATGGATGAAAGTACCGCCCAAAAGAACCAGTCAGTAGATGAGTTCATACTAATTAGCTTAGCAAATGGGATACTAGGGTCAGTTGATATTTAGCCTCTAGTGCCTCTTTTTTAAAATCAAGGCTCCATAGTTCTAGGGTACAGGGATCGTTGGGTTCTACGGGAATAATTCCTAGGTGAAACTGTTTAGCCTTGCTATCTATCTTGACTTTGACACCTTTAACAGCCCCAATTTGACGGCGATCAAGTGCCACTGCTAAACGTAAAAGTGGGTTAATCTCATCTACAAATTGACGATAGCGTTTATTGGTGAGCTTCCGATAGGTTTCATGTTTTTTCTTGGGTTCGCTGCGCCGATGGTATCTTGCCAAATTAGCGATCGCTTCAATCTGTGCTTCGGTATAACCTAAAAGTTCCCCATTACGAATGAGGTAGTAAGAGTGTTTATGATGGGAGGAATGGCTGATATAGCAACCTGAATTGTGCAGAATTGCTGCGGTTTTTAATAAATCCCGTTCCTGTTCTCCCCATTTATGTAAAATTCCTTGGGTTTGATCAAATAAACTGAGAGCTAGACGGGCAACCTGTTTACCATAGTCTAAATCAACGTTATATTTTTGTGCCAGCTTAATCACGCTGCGATCGCGAATAGACCCTTGATATTGCAGACGATCAGCAATTAAACCATGCTCAATCATCCAGTTGACAATTAAACCTTCCCTTAGTGATCGCTGGCATATAGTTAATTTGCCAGCATTGAGTAATCGCATTGCTTCCCATAGAATCATTGCCCCAGCTAGGATAATTTCTCCTCGTTTTTCTTTAGCCAGAGCAGTGCGTTGTGCCAAGGTCATTTGTCGCAGTTGTAAAACCACATTTTCCACATCGGCGATCGAGATTTCATAGCCCTGTAGTGGTTCGGGAATAGTGCCTAGGGTTTGCTTAGCATGGATCATTGCCACTGCCTCAATGCTCCCAGAGGTACCAATTAGGCGGACTGGCTCATTACCAAGATTAAGCTTAAGTTCATCGGTAGGGCGTTCCAGCATTCCCCGAATATAAATTTGTAATTTCTCAAACTCGCGATCGCTAATGGGGTCAGTAGTAATATATAAATCACTTAGGCGCACAGCCCCGACT
Encoded here:
- a CDS encoding Ppx/GppA phosphatase family protein, whose product is MTDVANERIITAIDVGTNSIHMVVVRIETTLPSFNVIATEKATVRLGERCAKTGMLTKEAMERSLLALARCLEISRSFNAEAIISVATSAVREAPNGQEFIDTIEEKLGLTVDLISGQEEARRIYLGVLSALELNNQPHVIIDIGGGSTELILGNGHDPDYLSSTKVGAVRLSDLYITTDPISDREFEKLQIYIRGMLERPTDELKLNLGNEPVRLIGTSGSIEAVAMIHAKQTLGTIPEPLQGYEISIADVENVVLQLRQMTLAQRTALAKEKRGEIILAGAMILWEAMRLLNAGKLTICQRSLREGLIVNWMIEHGLIADRLQYQGSIRDRSVIKLAQKYNVDLDYGKQVARLALSLFDQTQGILHKWGEQERDLLKTAAILHNSGCYISHSSHHKHSYYLIRNGELLGYTEAQIEAIANLARYHRRSEPKKKHETYRKLTNKRYRQFVDEINPLLRLAVALDRRQIGAVKGVKVKIDSKAKQFHLGIIPVEPNDPCTLELWSLDFKKEALEAKYQLTLVSHLLS
- a CDS encoding EamA family transporter; the protein is MNSSTDWFFWAVLSSIFAALTAIFAKIGIQDVDSDLATLIRTIIIVFILAGFVIYTGKWSNPFVLSGKTWLFLALSAIATGVSWVCYFRALQIGDASKVAPVDKFSLVLVAIFAAGFLGERPSPTDWIGIGLVAVGVIVLAIK
- a CDS encoding ABC exporter membrane fusion protein, encoding MDTPSKNLSKNKWLIAAICIGLGGLGFTAIYAITHVSNGQPVETTAQPIAAPKPEPQISALGRLEPEDEVIKVASPSALGTSRIVDLLVKEGDTVQKGQVIAKLDSYDRAIASLEQVKAIIPQRQSNLEQVKAGAKIGDIEAQKANYMAKNANVLRLKQELDSAIRDAQRYEELLKAGATSEFTRDSYVIKVKSLREQLAQAKEELTQAEGLLKSIKEVRPTDVSIAQAQLDAAIADVKRAEIDVDLSQVKAPITGQVLKVYAKPGETVGTNGVIEIGNTKQMYAVAEIYETDIGKVKVGQKAQITSEVFNGEISGKVDRIGLKIAKNDVLGTDPAAKTDVRIVEVKIRLDDSSKVSGLTNLQVKVRIDS
- a CDS encoding phage holin family protein produces the protein MLGYFVTILATALGLLVVDIVVPGVDIANFPAAIVAAIAIGLVNAFIRPILQLLSLPLNFLTLGAFSFVVNGILFWLASVFVPGFTVGGLVALILAPIVLSFSSTFLNKYFAERGIGQIESNKAVDKA